Proteins encoded within one genomic window of Mesorhizobium sp. AR10:
- the glyA gene encoding serine hydroxymethyltransferase: MVALARRPWVPSHCDEFAQQMAQKTSGQKTNAVMAAIDSGIELNRSIHEADCINLNPATNVMNPKAEAALASGLGSRPSLGYPGDKYEMGLEGIEQIEVIAAELAAEVFGASYAEIRVPSGAIANLYAFMAAARSGDSIIVPSPAIGGHVTHHMAGCAGLYGLDIHTAPVDADGYTVDIGKLRDLARSIRPKMITIGSSLNLLPHPIREIRAIADEVGALVLFDAAHLCGMIAGHAWQQPLEEGAHLMTMSTYKSLGGPASGLIVTNDAAIAEKLDRIAFPGMTANFDAAKSAALAITLLDWKDHGKAYAATMARTAKALADGLADRGLPVFATGKGYTTSHQFAIKAAEFGGGQAAARKLRLANILTCGIGLPIDAVDGDMNGLRLGTPEIVRWGMTEDDMPELAALIARGLRGNDASEQVAADVTAFRRRFNKLHFVN, translated from the coding sequence ATGGTCGCTCTCGCTCGCAGGCCCTGGGTTCCATCGCATTGCGACGAGTTTGCCCAGCAGATGGCGCAGAAGACGAGCGGTCAGAAGACCAATGCCGTCATGGCGGCAATCGACAGTGGCATCGAGCTGAACCGTTCGATCCACGAGGCCGACTGCATCAACCTCAACCCGGCGACCAATGTGATGAACCCGAAGGCAGAGGCGGCGCTTGCTTCCGGCCTGGGGTCGCGCCCGTCGCTTGGTTATCCCGGCGACAAGTATGAAATGGGATTGGAGGGTATCGAGCAGATCGAGGTGATCGCGGCGGAACTCGCGGCCGAAGTTTTTGGTGCCAGCTATGCCGAGATCCGGGTCCCATCCGGCGCGATCGCCAACCTTTATGCCTTCATGGCTGCAGCCCGGTCAGGCGACAGCATCATTGTCCCTTCGCCGGCAATCGGGGGCCATGTAACCCACCATATGGCCGGCTGCGCCGGGCTCTATGGGCTCGATATCCACACCGCTCCGGTTGATGCCGACGGCTACACCGTCGACATCGGCAAATTGCGCGACCTGGCCAGATCGATAAGGCCGAAGATGATAACCATCGGCAGCAGCCTCAACCTGCTGCCCCATCCCATTCGCGAGATCAGGGCAATCGCCGACGAGGTCGGCGCGCTGGTTCTGTTCGACGCGGCGCATCTGTGCGGCATGATTGCCGGGCACGCCTGGCAGCAGCCGCTGGAGGAGGGCGCTCATCTCATGACCATGAGCACCTACAAGAGCCTTGGCGGTCCCGCGTCCGGGCTGATCGTCACCAACGATGCCGCCATCGCCGAAAAGCTCGACAGGATTGCATTTCCCGGCATGACGGCCAATTTCGATGCCGCCAAGTCGGCAGCGCTGGCCATCACCCTTCTCGACTGGAAAGATCACGGCAAGGCCTACGCCGCGACGATGGCTCGAACCGCAAAGGCGCTGGCGGACGGTCTTGCCGATCGCGGCCTGCCGGTGTTTGCGACCGGCAAGGGCTACACGACATCCCACCAGTTCGCCATCAAGGCGGCCGAGTTCGGTGGCGGCCAGGCGGCGGCAAGGAAGTTGCGGCTGGCCAACATTCTGACCTGCGGCATCGGCTTGCCCATAGACGCGGTTGACGGCGACATGAACGGGTTGCGCCTCGGTACGCCCGAGATCGTCCGCTGGGGCATGACCGAAGACGACATGCCGGAACTCGCGGCTCTCATTGCCAGGGGGCTGCGCGGCAATGATGCCAGCGAACAGGTCGCGGCAGATGTCACGGCATTCCGGCGCCGGTTCAACAAACTTCATTTTGTGAACTGA
- a CDS encoding crotonase/enoyl-CoA hydratase family protein → MTDPVLTETRDGIAILTLNRPEKLNALNYALIDRLLAILDAVEIDGSVRAVILTGAGERAFSAGGDIHEFSASVAHGADVALRDFVMRGQRLTARLEAFRKPVIAAVNGLAFGGGCEITEAVPLAIASERALFAKPEINLAMPPTFGGTQRLPRLAGRKRALELLLTGETFSPQRALELGLVNQVVPHGDLMPAALDLAQRISRHSQLAVASILTAVARGLNQSIAEGLLVEAEQFARMVPTADLREGLDAWIARRAPSYGGSWTHITRPDEARRASLEQDRLADRDQGAAVAATWPSMSGWKRPSK, encoded by the coding sequence ATGACCGATCCTGTTCTGACCGAGACCCGCGATGGCATCGCCATCCTCACCCTCAATCGCCCCGAAAAACTCAATGCGCTGAACTACGCGCTGATCGACCGGCTACTGGCGATCCTCGACGCCGTCGAGATTGATGGTTCTGTCCGCGCGGTCATTCTCACTGGCGCGGGCGAGCGGGCGTTCTCGGCGGGTGGCGACATCCACGAATTCTCGGCAAGCGTGGCGCATGGCGCCGATGTCGCCCTGCGCGACTTCGTCATGCGCGGCCAGCGACTGACGGCGAGGCTGGAAGCCTTCCGCAAACCCGTTATCGCCGCCGTCAACGGCCTTGCCTTTGGCGGCGGTTGCGAAATCACCGAGGCGGTGCCGCTTGCCATTGCCAGCGAACGCGCCTTGTTCGCCAAGCCCGAAATCAACCTCGCAATGCCCCCAACCTTCGGCGGCACGCAGCGCCTGCCGAGGTTGGCCGGGCGCAAGCGGGCGCTCGAACTGCTGCTGACCGGTGAGACGTTCTCGCCGCAACGCGCGCTCGAGCTCGGCCTCGTCAACCAGGTGGTGCCGCATGGCGACCTGATGCCGGCTGCACTTGATCTCGCTCAGCGCATTTCCCGGCATTCGCAGCTGGCGGTCGCCAGTATCCTCACCGCGGTGGCGCGCGGCCTCAACCAGAGTATTGCGGAAGGCTTGCTGGTCGAGGCCGAACAGTTCGCCCGCATGGTCCCGACCGCTGATCTGCGCGAGGGGCTGGATGCCTGGATCGCCCGCCGAGCGCCAAGCTATGGCGGTTCGTGGACGCACATCACCCGGCCGGACGAAGCACGGCGAGCGTCGCTGGAGCAAGACCGGCTTGCCGACCGGGATCAAGGGGCCGCCGTCGCCGCCACATGGCCTTCTATGTCTGGATGGAAGCGACCCTCCAAATAG
- a CDS encoding TetR/AcrR family transcriptional regulator, whose product MPEATSPTRKRIVDAATKLFYAEGIGRVSVDAVAEKAGLTKRTLYYHFKSKDDLIAAYLDGRDQPNLKQMAGWFDAAEGGADRKVEAIFTNLARVARHPRWKGCGFLRTAAELAAMPGHPAVRAGSRHKAKFETWLVAELLGRGIGEPQILAREIVLLMDGAFSIMLIHRNPDYIEAAGHAAATLVRARSLSRD is encoded by the coding sequence ATGCCTGAGGCAACCAGCCCCACCCGCAAACGCATCGTCGATGCCGCCACGAAGCTCTTTTATGCCGAAGGGATAGGCCGCGTCAGCGTCGACGCCGTCGCCGAAAAAGCGGGGCTGACCAAGCGGACGCTCTACTATCATTTCAAGAGCAAGGACGACCTGATCGCCGCCTATCTCGATGGCCGCGATCAGCCCAATCTGAAGCAGATGGCCGGCTGGTTCGATGCCGCCGAAGGAGGTGCGGACCGCAAGGTCGAGGCGATCTTCACCAATCTGGCGCGTGTGGCACGCCATCCCAGGTGGAAAGGCTGCGGTTTCCTGCGGACAGCGGCGGAACTCGCCGCCATGCCTGGACACCCGGCGGTCAGGGCCGGGTCGCGGCACAAGGCGAAATTCGAGACATGGCTGGTTGCGGAACTATTGGGCCGAGGCATAGGCGAGCCGCAGATTCTGGCGCGCGAAATCGTCCTGCTGATGGACGGCGCCTTCTCGATCATGCTGATCCACCGCAACCCCGATTATATCGAGGCGGCCGGGCATGCTGCTGCCACGCTTGTTCGGGCGAGATCCCTGAGCAGGGACTGA
- a CDS encoding anion transporter: MTLMGAAALLILVLTYAGVAIGRIPGLRLDRAGIALLGGAAMIAIGALGMEDAYRAISFDTITLLLGMMIVVAHLKVSGAFRALGGYAIEHAHAPFMLLVMVTLLTGVLSAFLVNDAICLVMAPIVVHVTRVINRNPIPYLIATATASNCGSVATITGNPQNMVIGALSGISYPAFSAALAPVALFGLVAVIVIVRIVYRAEFERKAELSPEVYRGRMLPGQVLKAVVVCIGLAIAFFAGVSVAKAALIGGAILLVTRAIKPARIYREIDGPLLFMFAGLFIVVAGAEKRLLTPDIIASAKSLGLDDVWRLSGFTAVLSNIMSNVPAVLALRPFIPGLENPDRAWLVVAMSSTLAGNFTLLGSVANLIVAEQARRAGTVLSFGAFFRVGLPLTLITLVAGTAWLALGF, from the coding sequence ATGACTTTGATGGGCGCGGCGGCACTGCTTATCCTTGTCTTGACCTATGCCGGCGTTGCCATTGGCAGGATACCTGGACTGCGCCTCGACCGGGCAGGCATTGCACTGCTCGGCGGTGCGGCGATGATCGCCATCGGCGCGCTCGGCATGGAGGACGCCTACCGCGCCATCAGTTTCGACACCATCACGCTTCTGCTCGGCATGATGATCGTGGTGGCGCACCTGAAAGTGTCGGGCGCTTTCCGCGCGCTCGGCGGCTACGCCATCGAGCACGCGCATGCGCCCTTCATGCTGCTGGTGATGGTGACGCTGTTGACCGGCGTTCTGTCCGCCTTCCTGGTCAACGACGCCATCTGCCTGGTCATGGCGCCGATCGTCGTCCACGTTACCCGCGTCATCAACCGCAACCCGATCCCCTATCTGATCGCCACCGCCACGGCGTCCAACTGCGGCAGCGTCGCCACCATCACCGGCAACCCGCAAAACATGGTCATCGGCGCGCTGTCGGGGATTTCCTATCCGGCCTTCTCGGCGGCGCTCGCCCCGGTCGCGCTGTTCGGCCTCGTCGCCGTCATCGTCATCGTCCGCATCGTCTACAGGGCCGAATTCGAGCGGAAGGCGGAACTCAGCCCCGAAGTCTATCGCGGCCGCATGCTGCCGGGGCAGGTGTTGAAGGCAGTGGTGGTCTGCATCGGGCTGGCGATAGCTTTCTTCGCCGGGGTATCAGTCGCCAAGGCGGCTCTCATCGGCGGCGCCATTCTTCTCGTTACCCGTGCCATCAAGCCGGCGCGCATCTATCGCGAGATCGACGGCCCGCTGCTGTTCATGTTCGCCGGCCTGTTCATCGTCGTTGCCGGTGCCGAAAAGAGGCTGCTCACCCCCGACATCATTGCCTCGGCGAAAAGCCTCGGACTGGACGATGTCTGGCGCCTCTCCGGTTTCACCGCGGTGCTGTCCAACATCATGAGCAATGTGCCGGCCGTGCTGGCGCTCAGGCCGTTCATCCCGGGCCTGGAGAACCCGGATCGCGCCTGGCTGGTCGTCGCCATGAGCTCGACCCTGGCCGGCAATTTCACGCTGCTGGGGTCCGTTGCCAACCTGATCGTTGCCGAGCAGGCGCGGCGCGCCGGCACGGTTCTCAGTTTCGGTGCGTTCTTCAGGGTTGGGCTGCCGTTGACGCTGATCACGCTTGTCGCTGGGACGGCTTGGTTGGCGCTCGGGTTCTAA
- a CDS encoding sensor histidine kinase gives MPSVDLMQAIPVAVYTTDRQGRITFFNEAAADLWGHRPVIGEDQWCGSWKLRHLDGRAMAHDECPMAVALLEERDVRWGQAIAERPDGQLIPFSAHPVLLRDEAGGIVGAINTLLDLRSQTQADEARIRLSAIVESSMDAIISKDLNSIITSWNDAAERLFGYTPAEAIGRPVTMLIPFDHLDEEALIISRIRIGERVPSYETVRLRKDGRLIPVSLTVSPIRDSIGRIIGASKIARDISSHKESERRIRLLMREVNHRVKNQYSVIISMIRETSKLTSTPEAFLGQVRERIMALSQSHDLLVNAEWRGATVSELVEAQIKPFAMQARLSMAGPVVMLQPNAVQYLGIAFHELATNSAKHGALSRHGGQVEIEWAVTTAAGDEIFRLVWREHGGPIVDEVTRRGFGSVVLKRVAPQALSGSGRLEFDREGVVWTLEAPLRFVQTSLADVMAE, from the coding sequence GTGCCCTCCGTCGATCTGATGCAGGCGATACCGGTCGCCGTCTACACCACGGACAGACAAGGCCGTATCACCTTCTTCAATGAAGCTGCAGCCGACCTCTGGGGGCATCGTCCGGTTATTGGTGAGGATCAGTGGTGCGGTTCCTGGAAGCTCCGTCATCTCGATGGCCGGGCGATGGCGCATGACGAATGTCCGATGGCGGTTGCCTTGCTCGAAGAGCGCGATGTTCGCTGGGGCCAGGCCATCGCCGAGCGGCCGGACGGTCAGCTCATCCCGTTCAGCGCCCATCCTGTCCTGCTTCGCGATGAGGCGGGTGGTATTGTCGGTGCAATCAACACCTTGCTCGATCTGCGCAGCCAGACGCAGGCCGACGAGGCCCGCATAAGGCTCTCCGCCATTGTCGAATCGTCGATGGATGCCATCATTTCGAAAGACTTGAACAGTATCATCACCAGCTGGAACGATGCGGCCGAACGCCTGTTCGGCTATACGCCAGCCGAAGCGATTGGCCGGCCGGTGACGATGCTCATTCCTTTCGACCATCTCGACGAGGAAGCCTTGATCATCAGTCGCATACGCATTGGTGAGCGCGTGCCGTCTTACGAGACGGTCCGCCTGCGCAAGGACGGCAGGCTCATCCCGGTATCATTGACCGTCTCGCCGATCCGCGACAGTATCGGCCGGATCATCGGCGCCTCCAAGATCGCGCGCGACATCAGCTCTCACAAGGAGAGCGAACGGCGCATCCGCCTGCTGATGCGCGAGGTCAACCATCGTGTGAAGAACCAGTACTCGGTCATCATCTCGATGATCCGCGAGACCAGCAAGCTGACCAGCACGCCAGAGGCTTTCCTCGGACAGGTGAGGGAGCGCATCATGGCGCTCTCACAATCCCACGACCTTCTCGTCAACGCCGAATGGCGCGGCGCAACGGTCAGCGAACTGGTCGAGGCGCAGATCAAGCCCTTCGCAATGCAGGCTCGCCTGTCGATGGCCGGACCGGTTGTCATGCTGCAGCCGAACGCCGTGCAGTATCTCGGCATTGCGTTCCACGAACTGGCCACCAATTCGGCGAAACACGGAGCCCTGTCCCGCCATGGCGGGCAGGTCGAAATAGAATGGGCGGTGACCACTGCCGCGGGCGACGAGATCTTTCGCCTGGTTTGGCGGGAGCATGGTGGGCCGATTGTGGACGAGGTCACACGTCGTGGGTTTGGATCGGTCGTCCTCAAACGGGTCGCACCCCAGGCACTCAGCGGCAGCGGACGGCTGGAGTTTGATAGGGAAGGCGTTGTCTGGACGCTCGAAGCGCCGTTGCGCTTCGTCCAGACCTCGCTCGCCGATGTTATGGCCGAGTGA
- a CDS encoding NAD(P)/FAD-dependent oxidoreductase: MIRKLDLRSGRPVWFAYRAPAVPVEKLNRDVKTDVLIVGMGISGAMMADALTRDGHSVISIDRRGPLKGSTAATTALVQFEIDQPLTKLSRLTGRTAAEQAWRRSRLAVLNLRGRIAELGIDCGFTGSQSLYLAGNVLGPAGLRGEAEARRQAGIGATYLTHEPLAEKFGIDRAAAILSHDNLALDPRKLTAGLLLKALARKARFYAPVEATAIEDSRDEVVVGTNLGPTVTAKHLVLATGFELTDIVPATAHRIISTWAIATHRQPRKVWPGGAFIWEASEPYLYMRTTADGRVICGGEDEDFTDEARRDALTADKSAHIAEKLGQLFPHLDTRPEFTWAGSFGTTTTGLPYIGALPRRPRIHAVMGYGGNGITFSQIASEIVSSAIGGVDDTDAKLFAFDR; this comes from the coding sequence ATGATCCGCAAGCTCGACCTCAGGAGCGGCCGGCCAGTCTGGTTCGCCTACAGGGCTCCTGCGGTGCCGGTCGAAAAACTCAATAGAGACGTGAAAACCGACGTTCTGATCGTCGGCATGGGCATCAGTGGCGCCATGATGGCCGATGCACTGACACGCGACGGCCATTCGGTGATCTCGATCGACCGTCGCGGTCCGCTGAAAGGCTCGACTGCGGCTACGACGGCGCTGGTGCAGTTTGAGATCGACCAGCCGCTGACAAAACTTTCGCGCCTGACCGGCCGGACTGCGGCCGAACAGGCGTGGCGTCGCTCGCGGCTTGCCGTCCTCAACCTTCGCGGGCGGATCGCCGAACTGGGCATCGACTGCGGCTTCACCGGCAGCCAGTCGCTCTATCTCGCCGGCAACGTGCTTGGACCTGCAGGTCTGCGCGGCGAAGCCGAGGCCCGCAGGCAGGCCGGCATCGGTGCAACCTACCTGACTCACGAGCCGCTGGCTGAAAAATTCGGTATCGACCGCGCCGCCGCCATTCTCAGCCATGACAATCTCGCGCTCGATCCGCGCAAGCTCACCGCCGGCTTGCTGCTGAAAGCGCTGGCGCGCAAGGCGCGGTTTTACGCGCCGGTCGAGGCGACCGCGATCGAGGACAGTCGTGACGAGGTTGTTGTGGGCACGAACCTCGGTCCGACGGTCACGGCAAAACATCTGGTGCTGGCGACCGGCTTCGAACTGACCGACATCGTGCCGGCGACCGCCCACCGCATCATCTCGACATGGGCCATCGCCACCCATCGGCAGCCGCGCAAGGTCTGGCCGGGCGGCGCCTTCATCTGGGAGGCGTCCGAACCCTATCTCTATATGCGCACAACAGCGGACGGCCGCGTCATCTGCGGCGGCGAGGACGAGGATTTCACCGACGAGGCCCGTCGCGACGCGCTGACGGCGGACAAGTCAGCCCATATTGCCGAAAAACTCGGGCAACTGTTCCCCCATCTCGATACCCGGCCCGAATTCACCTGGGCCGGCTCCTTCGGCACCACGACCACCGGTCTGCCCTATATCGGTGCGCTGCCCCGACGCCCACGCATTCATGCGGTGATGGGCTACGGTGGCAATGGCATCACCTTCTCGCAGATCGCCTCCGAAATCGTTTCCTCCGCGATTGGCGGCGTCGACGACACGGATGCGAAGCTTTTCGCCTTCGACCGTTAA
- a CDS encoding DUF3309 family protein encodes MGLGTILIIILVIALLGGFSGFGGGPFYGTGYYGGGGLGLVLLIVIILVVLGRI; translated from the coding sequence ATGGGTCTCGGCACCATTCTCATCATCATTCTGGTCATTGCCTTGCTGGGCGGGTTCAGCGGCTTCGGCGGCGGGCCGTTCTACGGCACCGGCTACTATGGCGGCGGTGGCCTCGGCCTGGTGCTGCTCATCGTCATTATCCTGGTCGTTCTCGGGCGCATCTAG
- a CDS encoding DUF982 domain-containing protein — translation MEHPFNDIPIESANGDIRVVSNLLQITDALTDGRWPSDGPMFLAALAALVEARMGRGSSRDVQRAFISAAMEADVLPASFMKS, via the coding sequence ATGGAACACCCCTTCAATGATATTCCCATTGAGAGCGCCAATGGCGACATTCGCGTTGTTTCAAACCTCCTGCAGATCACCGATGCGTTGACCGATGGCAGATGGCCATCCGACGGTCCCATGTTTCTCGCGGCGCTGGCAGCACTGGTGGAAGCCAGGATGGGGCGGGGCAGCTCACGAGACGTTCAAAGAGCCTTCATATCCGCGGCGATGGAGGCAGACGTTCTTCCCGCCAGCTTCATGAAGAGCTGA
- a CDS encoding Thivi_2564 family membrane protein gives MASSVLIGILITFLVIILVLYLVQRLPLDGRTRQIAQIIVIIIGIISLLKYLAVF, from the coding sequence ATGGCTTCATCGGTTCTTATCGGCATCCTGATCACCTTCCTGGTAATCATCCTCGTTCTCTATCTCGTCCAGCGCCTGCCGCTTGATGGCCGCACAAGACAAATCGCCCAGATCATCGTCATCATCATCGGCATCATCTCGCTGCTGAAATACTTGGCTGTCTTTTAG
- a CDS encoding DUF3606 domain-containing protein: MTDDKSKTKEDRKLVSSEEPYEVAAFAKKYGIPPSEAKTIIKRYGPSRRKLDAYMAARN, translated from the coding sequence ATGACCGACGACAAATCGAAGACCAAAGAAGACCGAAAACTGGTATCAAGTGAAGAGCCCTACGAGGTCGCCGCCTTCGCGAAAAAATATGGCATACCGCCGAGCGAGGCCAAGACCATCATCAAGCGCTATGGGCCGTCGAGGCGGAAACTCGACGCCTACATGGCGGCGAGGAACTAG
- a CDS encoding GFA family protein — MSNDIRRSGSCLCGGVQFSVTGEPLRVGLCHCKDCRKTSGSAFSAFAVWPLEALETAGIVNTYGGRSFCPTCGGRVTSVSDDEAEVMIGSLDLAPTEGLEPAYELWTGRREHWLQPLPDARQFEHDRIDGEQTANDPAADDGQTVASEPAADSVEAPSWRRSA, encoded by the coding sequence ATGTCCAATGACATCCGCCGGAGCGGCAGCTGCCTGTGTGGCGGCGTCCAGTTTTCGGTGACGGGTGAGCCGCTTCGGGTCGGCCTTTGCCATTGCAAGGACTGCCGCAAGACCAGCGGATCGGCGTTTTCGGCCTTTGCGGTGTGGCCGCTCGAAGCACTTGAAACGGCTGGCATCGTCAACACTTACGGCGGCAGGAGCTTTTGCCCGACCTGCGGTGGCCGCGTCACCTCGGTCAGCGACGATGAGGCCGAAGTGATGATCGGCAGCCTCGATCTGGCGCCGACCGAAGGGCTGGAGCCCGCCTATGAGCTCTGGACCGGTCGTCGCGAGCACTGGTTGCAACCCCTGCCCGACGCCCGGCAGTTCGAGCACGACCGCATCGACGGCGAACAGACAGCTAATGACCCGGCGGCCGACGACGGCCAGACAGTCGCGTCAGAACCTGCCGCCGACAGCGTCGAGGCGCCATCATGGCGCAGATCGGCCTAG
- the waaF gene encoding lipopolysaccharide heptosyltransferase II translates to MTTSDPILLVGFPAVGDFIRCHSAVQIIAQRFPGRPIDVVTSPVAAPLARMMPHVRKGWALAKRHRQLGFEERRRLVGELRKENYRTAYLMTSTTKAALMTFMAGIPERIGYPQELQFGLLNRFPAGWLGHLWAFGPRKTRIFEEVCSIASLGESPAAEAQWPAPRLVVDPAELDDWRKNQKIDAARPALSLYTAGVDDFRSWPVERFVSIARTYHERGWAIWIIGGARERAGAAQIRAAIPEAVDFTSTPSIDDAMRQIAASTMFLGVDGGISHAAAALNVPCALIYGLNRPYVHGPVNSHVRFLEPPLSTPSWVEDTRGVSEGRVLEALAGLSAEIRS, encoded by the coding sequence TTGACAACCAGCGATCCAATCCTTCTGGTCGGCTTTCCCGCAGTTGGCGACTTCATCCGTTGCCACTCCGCGGTCCAGATCATTGCCCAACGATTTCCCGGTCGTCCGATCGATGTGGTCACCTCGCCTGTCGCAGCACCGCTGGCGCGCATGATGCCGCATGTCAGGAAAGGCTGGGCGCTCGCCAAGCGCCACCGGCAGCTTGGCTTTGAGGAGCGCCGCCGCCTGGTCGGCGAGTTGCGCAAGGAAAATTACCGCACGGCCTATCTGATGACCAGCACCACCAAGGCGGCGCTGATGACGTTCATGGCCGGCATACCGGAACGCATCGGCTATCCGCAGGAGTTGCAATTCGGACTGCTGAATCGCTTCCCGGCCGGCTGGCTCGGGCATTTGTGGGCCTTCGGCCCGCGCAAGACGCGGATCTTCGAAGAAGTCTGTTCGATTGCCTCGCTTGGCGAAAGCCCGGCTGCGGAGGCGCAATGGCCGGCACCCCGGCTTGTGGTCGATCCGGCGGAACTGGACGATTGGCGCAAGAACCAGAAAATCGACGCCGCGCGTCCGGCGCTCTCGCTCTACACGGCCGGTGTCGACGATTTCCGGTCATGGCCCGTGGAACGCTTTGTCTCGATCGCCAGGACCTATCATGAGCGCGGCTGGGCGATCTGGATCATCGGCGGTGCGCGTGAGCGCGCCGGCGCCGCGCAAATCCGCGCCGCCATTCCCGAGGCCGTCGACTTCACATCGACCCCGTCGATTGACGATGCCATGCGCCAGATCGCTGCCTCGACCATGTTCCTCGGCGTCGATGGGGGCATCTCGCATGCCGCCGCCGCCTTGAATGTCCCGTGCGCGCTTATCTACGGGCTGAACCGTCCCTATGTGCACGGGCCCGTAAACAGCCACGTCCGCTTTCTCGAGCCGCCGCTGTCGACACCCAGTTGGGTCGAGGATACGCGTGGCGTCAGCGAGGGCCGCGTGCTGGAGGCGCTGGCTGGCCTTTCAGCTGAAATCCGCAGCTGA
- the msrA gene encoding peptide-methionine (S)-S-oxide reductase MsrA, protein MATSTERAVLAGGCFWGMQDLIRRYPGVISTRVGYSGGDVPNATYRNHGTHAEAIEINFDPARISYRTLLERFFQIHDPSTRNRQGNDVGVSYRSAIFYTSDEQKQIAEDTIADVDASGLWPGKVVTELAPAGAFWEAEPEHQDYLEKYPNGYTCHFVRPGWKLPVREKAVS, encoded by the coding sequence ATGGCCACTTCCACCGAACGCGCAGTCCTTGCCGGCGGCTGCTTCTGGGGCATGCAAGATTTGATACGGCGCTATCCCGGCGTGATCTCGACCCGTGTCGGCTATAGCGGCGGCGACGTGCCCAATGCCACCTACCGCAATCACGGCACCCATGCCGAAGCCATCGAGATCAATTTCGATCCGGCCAGGATCAGCTATCGCACGCTGCTTGAACGCTTCTTCCAGATCCATGATCCATCGACGCGCAACCGCCAGGGCAATGATGTCGGGGTGAGCTATCGGTCTGCGATCTTCTACACCAGCGACGAACAGAAACAGATTGCCGAAGACACCATCGCCGATGTCGATGCCTCGGGGCTATGGCCGGGCAAGGTCGTCACCGAGCTTGCCCCGGCAGGCGCTTTTTGGGAAGCGGAACCCGAGCATCAGGACTATCTGGAGAAATATCCCAACGGCTACACATGCCATTTTGTCAGGCCGGGCTGGAAGCTTCCGGTTCGTGAAAAGGCCGTTTCATAG
- a CDS encoding ABC transporter permease, which yields MTALLSFLASNPAISGMLASVIAVLGWGFHQRLAGAKAERNRQATAEASARDVADQVQNDIGALPTDAARKELKSWARD from the coding sequence ATGACCGCGCTCCTGTCGTTCCTCGCCAGCAACCCGGCAATATCAGGCATGCTGGCGTCCGTCATTGCCGTCCTCGGCTGGGGTTTTCACCAGCGGCTTGCCGGCGCCAAGGCTGAGCGCAACAGGCAGGCCACCGCCGAAGCATCAGCGCGCGATGTTGCCGACCAGGTCCAGAACGATATCGGCGCGCTTCCCACCGATGCCGCCCGAAAGGAGCTGAAGTCATGGGCAAGGGATTGA
- a CDS encoding glycoside hydrolase family 108 protein has translation MDRNFARALALVLKSEGGWSDNPADPGGATMKGVTLANFRRYVKANAAKAELRKITDEQVATVYRRFYWDAVAGAELPDGVDYAVFDFAVNSGPGRAAKYLQAAIGAVQDGRIGPATLQAARARPAGTVIDTLCDARLAFLMRLPTWPVFGKGWSERVRSVRTQALLMSANSVRPPVQSAPAASSDSRPASQQGEPPASPIASGAAAAPPVPAGAPAAPAEPFWRVLFQILKSIFARSSK, from the coding sequence ATGGACCGCAACTTTGCGCGGGCGCTTGCGCTCGTCCTGAAATCCGAAGGCGGATGGTCCGACAATCCGGCCGATCCCGGCGGCGCCACCATGAAAGGCGTCACGCTCGCCAATTTCCGCCGCTACGTCAAAGCCAATGCTGCCAAGGCCGAATTGCGCAAGATCACCGATGAGCAGGTGGCGACCGTCTATCGCCGCTTCTATTGGGACGCCGTTGCCGGCGCCGAGCTTCCCGACGGTGTCGACTATGCCGTGTTCGACTTCGCCGTGAACAGCGGGCCGGGCAGGGCGGCGAAATATCTTCAGGCCGCCATCGGCGCGGTGCAGGACGGCAGGATCGGCCCGGCGACGCTGCAGGCTGCGCGCGCCAGGCCCGCGGGAACGGTCATCGACACGCTCTGCGACGCCCGTCTGGCTTTCCTGATGCGGCTGCCGACCTGGCCCGTCTTCGGCAAGGGCTGGTCTGAGCGGGTCAGATCGGTGCGCACCCAGGCGCTGTTGATGTCGGCGAACTCCGTTCGGCCGCCCGTCCAGTCCGCTCCTGCAGCTTCGTCGGATTCACGGCCGGCCTCACAGCAGGGTGAGCCACCTGCATCGCCTATCGCGTCTGGCGCTGCCGCCGCGCCGCCGGTGCCTGCTGGGGCCCCCGCCGCTCCGGCCGAGCCGTTCTGGCGAGTGCTGTTTCAAATCCTCAAATCCATCTTCGCAAGGAGCTCGAAATGA